In a genomic window of Gloeocapsopsis dulcis:
- a CDS encoding helix-turn-helix domain-containing protein has product MPKRLTLAPHLNLEELEHRYRQATNVTESRHCQVILLLAKGWKSEAVAAVTGYTRTRIYGLVKAYNDHGAEALGDRRQLNSGAPTLINDFQQAQLWQVLQSKSSDEKLWNGREVADYLSELTGKRVSRQRGWEILRRMNFLQASRQQKQWKKARKQNRCPQTK; this is encoded by the coding sequence TTAATTTAGAAGAGTTAGAACATCGCTATCGTCAAGCCACAAATGTTACTGAAAGTCGTCACTGTCAGGTAATTTTGCTACTAGCCAAGGGCTGGAAAAGTGAAGCAGTTGCTGCTGTAACAGGGTATACTCGTACCCGCATTTATGGACTCGTCAAAGCCTACAACGACCACGGTGCTGAAGCCCTAGGCGATCGCCGCCAACTGAACTCTGGAGCACCTACACTAATTAATGATTTTCAGCAAGCACAGCTTTGGCAAGTTCTCCAAAGCAAGTCTTCTGACGAAAAATTGTGGAATGGACGTGAAGTAGCCGATTACCTAAGTGAGTTAACTGGAAAGCGTGTCAGCCGTCAACGGGGATGGGAAATCTTGCGTCGAATGAATTTTTTACAGGCATCTAGGCAGCAAAAACAGTGGAAAAAAGCTAGAAAGCAGAATCGCTGCCCTCAAACAAAGTGA